A single genomic interval of Geotrypetes seraphini chromosome 1, aGeoSer1.1, whole genome shotgun sequence harbors:
- the LOC117352194 gene encoding cryptic protein-like isoform X2: MIIPHGIGSEQVDSEGLDVTPRMLQPRNHSTSLEAFNELQSTSESRKPLFSGAYVPFTGLTESSKLNRNCCQNGGTCILGSFCACPKHFAGRHCEHDERRKNCGNYVKHGDWIHKGCQLCRCGYGTLHCFSEPAQENCDPKEEDEYRMLYSPASHLRPAAYLVMATLFLAHRIINHEC, translated from the exons ATGATCATTCCTCATGGAATAG GCAGTGAACAGGTGGATAGTGAAGGATTAGATGTTACACCTAGGATGCTGCAGCCCAGAAACCACAGCACTTCTTTAGAAGCTTTTAATGAGCTGCAAAGCACTTCTGAAAGCAGGAAACCGCTATTCTCTGGAGCGTATGTGCCATTCACTGGACTCACAGAGA GCAGCAAATTAAACAGAAACTGCTGTCAAAATGGAGGAACCTGTATTCTTGGAAGTTTCTGTGCCTGTCCGAAGCATTTCGCCGGTCGACACTGTGAGCACGATGAAAGGAGAAA GAACTGTGGCAACTACGTCAAGCACGGGGATTGGATACACAAAGGTTGCCAGCTGTGTAGGTGTGGTTATGGGACCCTGCACTGTTTTTCAgagccagcgcaggagaattgcg ATCCAAAAGAGGAAGATGAATATAGAATGCTGTATTCTCCTGCATCCCACCTACGTCCAGCCGCATATCTTGTCATGGCCACTTTATTCCTTGCTCATAGAATTATTAACCATGAATGCTGA
- the LOC117352194 gene encoding cryptic protein-like isoform X1: protein MYRGCHVRFASIAFTLMIIPHGIGSEQVDSEGLDVTPRMLQPRNHSTSLEAFNELQSTSESRKPLFSGAYVPFTGLTESSKLNRNCCQNGGTCILGSFCACPKHFAGRHCEHDERRKNCGNYVKHGDWIHKGCQLCRCGYGTLHCFSEPAQENCDPKEEDEYRMLYSPASHLRPAAYLVMATLFLAHRIINHEC from the exons ATGTACCGGGGATGCCATGTTAG gttTGCTTCAATAGCTTTCACCTTGATGATCATTCCTCATGGAATAG GCAGTGAACAGGTGGATAGTGAAGGATTAGATGTTACACCTAGGATGCTGCAGCCCAGAAACCACAGCACTTCTTTAGAAGCTTTTAATGAGCTGCAAAGCACTTCTGAAAGCAGGAAACCGCTATTCTCTGGAGCGTATGTGCCATTCACTGGACTCACAGAGA GCAGCAAATTAAACAGAAACTGCTGTCAAAATGGAGGAACCTGTATTCTTGGAAGTTTCTGTGCCTGTCCGAAGCATTTCGCCGGTCGACACTGTGAGCACGATGAAAGGAGAAA GAACTGTGGCAACTACGTCAAGCACGGGGATTGGATACACAAAGGTTGCCAGCTGTGTAGGTGTGGTTATGGGACCCTGCACTGTTTTTCAgagccagcgcaggagaattgcg ATCCAAAAGAGGAAGATGAATATAGAATGCTGTATTCTCCTGCATCCCACCTACGTCCAGCCGCATATCTTGTCATGGCCACTTTATTCCTTGCTCATAGAATTATTAACCATGAATGCTGA